The region GCGCCGCGCCCGCTTCGCGCAGGCCTTCACGTTCCAGTACTCCAAGCGCCCCGGCACCCCGGCCGCGGACCTGCCGGACCAGCTGCCCAAGGCCGTCGTCCAGGAGCGGTACATGCGGCTCGTCGAGCTGCAGGAACAGATCTCCTGGGAGGAGAACCGGGCGGTCGAGGGGCGCGAGGTCGAGGTGCTCGTCGCCACGGGGGAGGGCCGCAAGGACGGCGCCACCCACCGGATGAGCGGCCGTGCCCGCGACGGCCGGCTGGTCCACTTCGCGCCGGGCCCGGCCTCCCCGCGCCCCGGCGACCTCGTCACCGTGCGGGTCGACTACGGCGCGCCGCACCATCTCGTCTCCGACGGTGGCGTGCTCGCCCACCGCCGCACCCGCGCGGGCGATGCGCACGAAACAGGGCAGCGGCCTGGTGGCGCCCCGACCGGGCTCGGCCTACCGTCGTTCGGGGCGCCCGTCGCCTCGCCCGATCCCGCGCCCGGCTGTGGCGCTCTCGTCCCGGAAGGGGCCCACCGATGACCTCGTCGCAGAACGGCAAGCGCTCCGACCGCCCCTTCCCCGAGGAACTGTCCTCCCTGGAGAGCGAGCTCGCCGGCGTCGCGAAGCGGGTGGAGCGGCGGTTCGACCCCGGTGCCACCGCCATGGTCGTGGCGGTCGGCGTCGTCGCGCTGATCGGCGCGCTGCTGCTGCCGTGGGTCGGGCCGGCGGCGGGCTGGCAGATCCTCGTCGGCGCGGAGTGGTTCGGGGTGCTGCCCCGGATGTTCACGGTCACCGCGCTCGCCTTCGGGGTCATCGCCTCCGCCCTCGCCCTGACCACGCGGTTCTGGGCGATCGCCTGGCTCTCCGCGATGGGCTGCGGCATCTCCTTCATCAACGGCCTGTGGGCGATCTGGTCCCGCCAGATCGGCATCCCCCAGGGTCTCGACGGCCCGGGGCCGGGCCTACTGCTGGCGGTCGTGGTGGTGCTGGTGCTGGCCGTGACGTGGGCGAGGATCGCTTTGCGCCGCTGAGGTCTCATGATCGCGATCCGGGGAGCAGCAGCGACATCTCAGGTCGTTCCTGCTCCCAGAATCGTGATCAGGCGGCTCGGGCGAGGGCGGACTTGATCTCCGCTACGACCGCGGTCGGCCGCTTCTGCAGGTCCTGCCAGGTGAAGCGCAGCACTGTCCAGCCGGCGGCGACGAGCGCGTTCTGCTTCCTCCGGTCCGTGCGGAATCGGTCCACGTCCACGTGCCACGCCCACCCGTCGACCTCGATCGCCACCTTCACGTCAGGGAATCCGACGTCGATCTCGTAGGGGCCGAAGGAGATCGCCCGGGCCCACCCCGTGAGACCCTCGGCGCGCAGCAGCCCGATCAGTGCCCGCTCCGCCGGCGAGTCCGCGCGATCGGCGGCCGCGACCAGCAGCCGTCGCACGGCGGAGCTCCCTTCGCGTTCACCGTCCGGCAGAACGCGGCGTGCAGCTGCTCGAACGACACCTGCCGTTGCAGGGCACGGTCCAGGAACGCGGCGCCGTCGTCGAGGCGCACGGCGGTCTCGAGAACGGTGAGCGGCATGGCCGTCACCCAGATCCCGCGAATGCCGACGAGGTCCCGGACGTCGAGATCACGCCGTCGGATCCGGATACCGTCAGGCGGCCGGCGACGCGTGCCGTGAGGAACGGTCACCTCGATCAGCGGAGGGGGACCGGGAAGGAGTCCGTGCCACCAGGCCGCGGCGACGCCCGACACCGCTCCGGCATCGCCGATCCACATCCCGGCCGCCCGCACCGCCGTGCCGTCCGTGAGGGGATGCCCGCCGACGAGGTAGAGCCGGGGACGGATCCGCATCCAGGCGCCGCTGCGCACCCGGTGCTGGACGGCGCGTGCGGAGAGCCCGGCGGAGGCCGCCTGCTCCAGGGTGATCAGGCCCTCCTGGCGGGCGAGCAGGCGGCGGAGCTGCGCGGACATCCGCGCAGGATGGCCCCGCCACGCCGCGTCGGAGTCCCGATCGGGGCAGCTGGTGGCGATCGTGAACGCCGGTCAGCGGCAAGATCACGATCTTGGGCGCATCAACGACATCTCAGGTCGTTCCTGCTCCCCGGAGCGTGATCATGGGCTT is a window of Pseudonocardia sp. T1-2H DNA encoding:
- a CDS encoding Rv2732c family membrane protein → MTSSQNGKRSDRPFPEELSSLESELAGVAKRVERRFDPGATAMVVAVGVVALIGALLLPWVGPAAGWQILVGAEWFGVLPRMFTVTALAFGVIASALALTTRFWAIAWLSAMGCGISFINGLWAIWSRQIGIPQGLDGPGPGLLLAVVVVLVLAVTWARIALRR
- a CDS encoding endonuclease domain-containing protein; its protein translation is MRRLLVAAADRADSPAERALIGLLRAEGLTGWARAISFGPYEIDVGFPDVKVAIEVDGWAWHVDVDRFRTDRRKQNALVAAGWTVLRFTWQDLQKRPTAVVAEIKSALARAA
- a CDS encoding type IV toxin-antitoxin system AbiEi family antitoxin domain-containing protein; its protein translation is MSAQLRRLLARQEGLITLEQAASAGLSARAVQHRVRSGAWMRIRPRLYLVGGHPLTDGTAVRAAGMWIGDAGAVSGVAAAWWHGLLPGPPPLIEVTVPHGTRRRPPDGIRIRRRDLDVRDLVGIRGIWVTAMPLTVLETAVRLDDGAAFLDRALQRQVSFEQLHAAFCRTVNAKGAPPCDGCWSRPPIARTRRRSGH